One Sodalinema gerasimenkoae IPPAS B-353 DNA segment encodes these proteins:
- a CDS encoding tocopherol cyclase family protein has product MVGSRVSSAPTPHSGYHWDGESRKFFEGWYYRVTLPEAGETFAFMYSIEDPIGGESNSGGGAQILGPRDEYLCRTFPDVSKFWGWKKGLGLGHWGQTSLTSPPKLIDRDTFEAEVKQGYQATATWHQGQLYDPGSGHHCTWQYTIEPVYGWGDRQSTAGWLSFLEIFEPGWQILMAHGWATGWIDWNGERYEFNQVPAYGEKNWGRSFPQKWFWFNCNSFDNEPNLALTAGGGRREVLAWMESVAMVGIHHEGRFYEFVPWNGTVTWEIAPWGFWKIQAWSGDLEVTLTGTTEEPGTPLRAPTREGLVFACRDTMKGQVHLQLKQRRQGQYQTILEATSSQCGLEVGGGPWNETWVVG; this is encoded by the coding sequence ATGGTAGGGTCAAGGGTCAGTTCTGCACCAACTCCCCACAGTGGCTATCACTGGGATGGGGAAAGTCGCAAATTCTTTGAAGGTTGGTATTATCGCGTTACCCTTCCTGAAGCGGGGGAAACCTTCGCCTTTATGTATTCCATTGAAGATCCCATCGGCGGCGAATCCAATAGTGGCGGCGGGGCGCAAATCCTCGGGCCTCGTGACGAGTATCTCTGTCGGACGTTTCCTGATGTGAGCAAGTTCTGGGGCTGGAAAAAGGGGCTGGGCCTGGGCCATTGGGGACAAACGTCCCTCACCAGTCCCCCCAAACTCATCGATCGCGATACCTTCGAGGCTGAAGTCAAACAAGGCTATCAAGCCACCGCAACTTGGCATCAGGGGCAACTCTACGACCCCGGCAGCGGCCATCACTGTACTTGGCAATATACCATTGAACCGGTCTATGGTTGGGGCGATCGCCAATCCACGGCGGGCTGGCTATCGTTTCTAGAAATCTTTGAACCCGGTTGGCAAATTCTCATGGCCCACGGTTGGGCGACGGGGTGGATTGACTGGAACGGAGAGCGTTATGAGTTTAACCAAGTCCCCGCCTATGGGGAAAAGAACTGGGGGCGATCGTTTCCGCAAAAGTGGTTCTGGTTTAACTGCAACAGCTTCGACAACGAACCCAATTTAGCCCTCACCGCCGGGGGTGGCCGGCGAGAAGTCCTGGCCTGGATGGAATCGGTGGCCATGGTGGGGATTCATCATGAGGGACGATTTTATGAGTTTGTCCCCTGGAATGGAACCGTCACCTGGGAGATTGCGCCCTGGGGATTTTGGAAAATCCAGGCCTGGAGTGGAGATTTAGAGGTGACGCTGACTGGAACCACGGAAGAACCCGGAACACCGCTACGGGCCCCCACCCGTGAGGGGTTAGTCTTCGCCTGTCGCGATACCATGAAAGGTCAGGTTCATCTACAGCTTAAACAGCGTCGTCAGGGACAGTATCAGACAATTCTGGAGGCGACGAGTTCTCAATGTGGTTTAGAAGTCGGCGGTGGCCCTTGGAATGAGACTTGGGTTGTCGGGTAA
- a CDS encoding DUF6714 family protein, protein MNVEELITLIDTAFEGVPQPQDLTLHVAEAHDDYDYGNDEEYRRLDYRGRWQDVPNEHIKACQSALSYLDKVGMRFYLPAFMVWYLRYLRTEEVWSDNTLYALGSYSHNPGLAEYQKQRFSLFTPQQMRACAQFVKFCAKDTTGFSDDYFAQTIYDGYWFQFDTPE, encoded by the coding sequence ATGAACGTAGAAGAACTGATTACATTGATTGACACTGCCTTTGAGGGAGTTCCTCAACCTCAGGACTTGACGTTGCACGTAGCCGAGGCTCACGATGACTACGACTACGGCAACGATGAGGAGTATCGCCGCCTGGATTATCGGGGCCGTTGGCAAGATGTACCAAACGAGCATATCAAAGCTTGCCAGTCCGCCTTAAGTTACTTGGACAAGGTAGGGATGAGATTTTATTTGCCGGCTTTCATGGTTTGGTATTTGCGATATCTCAGGACTGAGGAGGTTTGGTCAGACAATACCTTATATGCTCTGGGTAGTTATAGCCACAATCCCGGTTTAGCAGAGTATCAGAAGCAACGATTTTCATTATTTACCCCACAGCAGATGAGAGCTTGCGCGCAATTTGTCAAGTTCTGCGCCAAGGATACAACGGGGTTTAGCGACGATTATTTTGCTCAAACCATCTATGATGGCTATTGGTTTCAATTTGATACCCCTGAATAG